In Carya illinoinensis cultivar Pawnee chromosome 9, C.illinoinensisPawnee_v1, whole genome shotgun sequence, the following are encoded in one genomic region:
- the LOC122277714 gene encoding proteasome subunit alpha type-5 codes for MFLTRTEYDRGVNTFSPEGRLFQVEYAIEAIKLGSTAIGLKTKEGVVLAVEKRITSPLLEPSSVEKIMEIDDHIGCAMSGLIADARTLVEHARVETQNHRFSYGEPMTVESTTQALCDLALRFGEGDEESMSRPFGVSLLIAGHDENGPSLYYTDPSGTFWQCNAKAIGSGSEGADSSLQEQYNKDITLQEAETIALSILRQVMEEKVTPNNVDIAKVAPTYHLYTPSEVEGVINRL; via the exons ATGTTTCTCACTAG GACTGAGTATGACAGAGGAGTCAACACGTTCTCTCCTGAAGGGCGGTTGTTTCAGGTTGAATATGCCATCGAAGCCATCAAG CTGGGTTCAACTGCAATTGGGTTGAAGACAAAAGAAGGCGTCGTTCTTGCAGTTGAGAAACGTATCACTTCGCCACTGCTG GAACCCAGCAGTGTGGAGAAAATCATGGAAATTGATGACCATATAGGATGTGCCATGAGTGGGCTGATTGCTGATGCTCGAACACTTGTTGAGCATGCACGTGTGGAAACTCAG AACCATAGGTTCTCCTATGGTGAGCCAATGACTGTGGAGTCTACAACCCAAGCTCTTTGTGATCTGGCCCTACGATTTGGCGAAGGTGACGAAGAATCCATG TCTCGACCTTTTGGAGTTTCTCTTCTCATTGCTGGCCATGATGAGAATGGCCCTAGCTT ATACTATACTGATCCATCTGGTACGTTTTGGCAATGCAATGCAAAAGCTATTGGTTCGGGTTCAGAGGGTGCAGACAGCTCTCTGCAAGAGCAATACAACAAG GACATCACTCTTCAAGAAGCTGAAACCATTGCTCTTTCTATTCTGAGGCAGGTTATGGAAGAAAAG GTGACCCCCAATAATGTTGATATTGCAAAGGTGGCTCCAACATACCATCTGTATACCCCTTCGGAGGTGGAAGGTGTCATTAATCGCCTATGA